The following proteins come from a genomic window of Palaemon carinicauda isolate YSFRI2023 chromosome 12, ASM3689809v2, whole genome shotgun sequence:
- the LOC137650626 gene encoding protein fem-1 homolog A-like translates to MTSLLVACFKGHSELVHYLLGVGANLKRKTLSGKSALHLGVYSGCLDVVKVLIDHKSEMIVDTCGETPLLAASRRGHDHIVEYLIARGDLISKEEGINALELLGTTFAEKRQDVARALKYWKLALHERYVHSIPVKQDESQMTFNQHFKEVTTPEQLEEFLGNRVAIDTHSLLVKMRVLGLAHRATIHAIRNKGANFAANGQLKLCVVLWMYTLEAHRRMLGVLNPERFFFLKAITYLFLKKVIDQSLPSNILLNFEDFMNMFENCTKEIRISISEINRTPGFDKHLDFYQLDRIIPIVMHLMLLLTKLKPILSPVQLQRVNDAVHKLVELNPRDSEGESLLHLACSSYIFRPSEEPAIIGFPSLEVLNLLLETGANPCARDCSGNTPLHELAKHQNIPGDMVEALLAAGAHFDMTNEEGQSFGSLMASQGEGQKLHEIVNPVRHTSLQCLAAAAIRRNGIPYNGVLDNQLSQFVDFH, encoded by the exons ATGACCTCCTTGTTGGTGGCCTGTTTCAAAGGGCATAGTGAGCTGGTCCATTACCTTTTAGGTGTCGGCGCTAATCTGAAAAGAAAGACATTATCTGGAAAAAGTGCTTTACACTTAGGCGTGTATTCCGGATGTCTTGATGTGGTGAAGGTGTTAATAGATCACAAATCAGAAATGATTGTTGATACTTGTG GGGAAACTCCTTTACTCGCTGCCAGCCGTCGTGGACACGATCACATTGTCGAATACCTGATCGCCAGAGGAGATCTGATATCGAAAGAAGAAGGTATCAATGCTCTAGAGCTTCTCGGAACTACGTTTGCCGAAAAAAGGCAAGACGTAGCCAGGGCACTGAAGTACTGGAAATTAGCTTTGCATGAAAG GTATGTTCATAGTATTCCAGTTAAACAAGATGAATCTCAGATGACTTTTAACCAGCACTTCAAAGAGGTAACAACACCAGAGCAATTAGAAGAATTTCTGGGAAACCGAGTAGCAATTGATACACATTCCCTGCTAGTGAAGATGAGAGTACTGGGGTTGGCGCATCGTGCTACAATCCATGCCATACGGAACAAAGGGGCCAACTTTGCGGCAAACGGCCAGCTGAAGCTATGTGTCGTCTTGTGGATGTACACCTTGGAGGCACACCGGAGAATGCTGGGTGTTTTAAACCCTGAGAGATTCTTTTTCCTGAAGGCTATTACTTACTTATTCCTAAAAAAAGTTATCGATCAATCTTTACCCTCGAACATCTTATtaaattttgaggattttatgaaCATGTTTGAAAACTGTACCAAAGAAATTAGAATAAGTATTTCGGAGATTAACAGGACTCCAGGATTCGATAAACATTTGGATTTCTATCAACTTGACCGCATCATTCCTATAGTAAtgcatttaatgttgttgttaacaAAACTAAAGCCCATTCTCTCACCAGTCCAATTGCAGAGGGTAAACGATGCTGTGCATAAGTTAGTGGAACTGAATCCTAGAGATTCCGAAGGGGAATCTTTACTGCACCTGGCTTGCTCTAGCTATATCTTCCGCCCCTCCGAGGAACCTGCTATTATCGGCTTTCCTAGTTTGGAAGTTTTGAACCTTTTGCTGGAAACTGGAGCCAATCCTTGTGCAAGGGATTGCTCTGGGAATACGCCTCTCCATGAACTTGCAAAGCATCAGAACATTCCAGGCGATATGGTGGAGGCCCTGCTTGCAGCCGGAGCACACTTTGACATGACAAATGAAGAGGGTCAGAGTTTTGGGTCATTGATGGCTTCCCAAGGTGAAGGTCAGAAATTGCATGAGATAGTAAATCCTGTCCGTCACACATCTCTGCAGTGCCTAGCTGCAGCGGCCATCAGAAGAAATGGTATCCCCTACAATGGTGTCTTAGATAATCAACTTTCACAATTTGTTGATTTTCATTGA